CTTTTTCTTCCGTGACCTTGGTGATCTGGGCCTCGGCATCTTTGGTCAGCTTGTCGATATCGGCGGTGGCACGACGCTCTTCGTCTTCGCTGATTTCCTTGTCCTTGACCAGTTTTTTCAGGTCACCCAAGGCATCGCGACGAATGTTGCGCACGGCAACACGGGCGTCTTCGGCTGCACTACGCGCTTGCTTGGTGAAGCCCTTACGGGTTTCTTCAGTCAGGGCAGGCATGGAGATCAGCAGCAACTCACCCAGGTTGGTCGGGTTGAGGTTCAGACCGGCGCTCTGGATTGCCTTGTCGACAGCGCCCAGCATGTTGCGCTCAAACGCTACGACTTGCAGGGTGCGCGAGTCTTTAACGGTAATGTTGGCGACGCTGCTGATCGGTGTATCGGAGCCGTAATAAGGCACCATCACGCTGCCCAGGATGCTCGGGTGCGCCTTGCCGGTACGAATCTGGCCGAATGCGTGGCTCAGAGACTCCAGGGATTTCTGCATACGCGCTTGGGCGTCTTTCTTGATTTCGTTGATCATTGTTGGCCTTCCTCGATCAGAGTCCCTTCCGCGCCGCCGTGTACGATGTTCAGCAGGGCGCCGGGCTTGTTCATGTTAAATACGCGCAGCGGCATCTTGTGGTCGCGGCACAGGCAAATAGCCGTCAGGTCCATCACGCCCAGCTTGCGATCCAGTACTTCATCGTAGGTCAGATGATCGAACTTCTCGGCATGCGGGTCTTTGAATGGGTCTGCGGTGTACACGCCATCGACCTTCGTGGCCTTCAACACGACGTCAGCATCGATCTCGATAGCGCGCAGGCACGCAGCCGAATCGGTAGTGAAGAACGGGTTGCCGGTACCAGCAGCGAAGATCACCACTTCTTTGGCGTTCAGGTGACGCATGGCTTTGCGGCGATCATAGTGATCGGTCACGCCAACCATGGAAATAGCCGACATCACGATAGCCGAGATATTGGCACGCTCCAGGGCGTCACGCATGGCCAAGGCATTCATCACAGTGGCCAGCATGCCCATGTGGTCGCCGGTAACCCGATCCATGCCGGCAGCACTCAGCGCTGCACCACGGAACAGGTTGCCGCCGCCGATCACCAGGCCGACCTGTACGCCGATACCAACCAGTTGGCCGACTTCCAGCGCCATACGGTCGAGCACCTTGGGATCGATCCCGAACTCTTCCGAGCCCATCAGGGCCTCGCCGCTGAGCTTGAGTAGAATGCGTTTATAGCGAGCCTGATAACCACTGCCCTGCTGAGCCATTGCGAATCTCTCCTGCGGCGTATTTTTTAAAAATTCTTGGCGAGCCGTTTACGGCTTGCGTTCACTCTAGCTGGACGCTATCACAGCGCCATCGGAACACGGCTTTGTAAGCCAGTTCCGAGGGTAAGCCAAATAAAATCGGCCTGCCCATTTGAAAAGAGGCTGCGCGCGTGAGCGGCAGCCTCTTTCGGGCGACAGTTGAAAACTGTCTTATTGCTTGGCGGCAGCCAGCTGGGCAGCAACTTCTTCAGCGAAGTTGTCGACCGGCTTCTCGATGCCTTCGCCTACTTTGAAGTAAGTGAAGGAAACGATTTCAGCACCGGCTTTCTTAGCCAGTTCGCCAACCTTGATTTCAGGGTTCTTGACGAACGCCTGCTCAACCAGGCTTGCTTCGGCCAGGAACTTGCTGATACGGCCTTTGACCATGTTCTCAACAATGTTTTCTGGCTTGCCTTTGATTTTCTCTTCGTTCAGCTGCAGGAACACAGCTTTTTCACGCTCGATCGCTTCGGCAGAAACTTCCGAAGGCAGCAGGAACTCAGGGTTGCTTGCCGCTACGTGCATAGCGATGTCTTTGGCCAGCTCGACGTTACCGCCTTTCAGGACAACTGCAACACCAATCTTGTTGCCGTGCAGGTAGCCACCAACAACATCACCTTCAACGCGAACCAGGCGACGGATGTTGACGTTTTCGCCAACCTTGCCGACCAGTACCAGGCGAGCAGCTTCTTGAGCTTCGATCAGCGGAGCGACGTCAGTCAGCTTGTCGGCGAACGCTTTTTCAACGCTGGCAGCAACGAAGGCCTTGAAGTCGTCTTGCAGGGCCAGGAAGTCGGTCTGCGAGTTCACTTCCAGCAGAACAGCGGATTTGCCGTCTTCTTTCAGAGCGATCGCGCCTTCAGCAGCTACGTTGCCTGCTTTCTTGGCAGCCTTGATGGCGCCGGAAGCACGCATGTCATCAATGGCTTTTTCGATGTCGCCGTCAGCCTTTTCCAGGGCTTTCTTGCAATCCATCATGCCTTCGCCGGTACGCTCACGCAGTTCTTTAACCAACGCTGCAGTAATTGCTGCCATTTTCAAATTCCTCTTGGATAGGTTTTCAACCATTCCACCCGATCGAACGGGGGATCAATTCTTCCCGAATCACCCTTGTAGGCTGCTGCACGTTACAGTCGCTAGGTTGCGCTGCCACAAGTGGGCGCCGACAAATGGTTTCGAGGTGGCAAAAGGGGGCCCCTTTTTGCTTACTGAGTCAACGCCAGGGCGTCAATTACTC
The Pseudomonas poae DNA segment above includes these coding regions:
- a CDS encoding ribosome recycling factor, which encodes MINEIKKDAQARMQKSLESLSHAFGQIRTGKAHPSILGSVMVPYYGSDTPISSVANITVKDSRTLQVVAFERNMLGAVDKAIQSAGLNLNPTNLGELLLISMPALTEETRKGFTKQARSAAEDARVAVRNIRRDALGDLKKLVKDKEISEDEERRATADIDKLTKDAEAQITKVTEEKEKDLMAV
- a CDS encoding elongation factor Ts; translation: MAAITAALVKELRERTGEGMMDCKKALEKADGDIEKAIDDMRASGAIKAAKKAGNVAAEGAIALKEDGKSAVLLEVNSQTDFLALQDDFKAFVAASVEKAFADKLTDVAPLIEAQEAARLVLVGKVGENVNIRRLVRVEGDVVGGYLHGNKIGVAVVLKGGNVELAKDIAMHVAASNPEFLLPSEVSAEAIEREKAVFLQLNEEKIKGKPENIVENMVKGRISKFLAEASLVEQAFVKNPEIKVGELAKKAGAEIVSFTYFKVGEGIEKPVDNFAEEVAAQLAAAKQ
- a CDS encoding UMP kinase; amino-acid sequence: MAQQGSGYQARYKRILLKLSGEALMGSEEFGIDPKVLDRMALEVGQLVGIGVQVGLVIGGGNLFRGAALSAAGMDRVTGDHMGMLATVMNALAMRDALERANISAIVMSAISMVGVTDHYDRRKAMRHLNAKEVVIFAAGTGNPFFTTDSAACLRAIEIDADVVLKATKVDGVYTADPFKDPHAEKFDHLTYDEVLDRKLGVMDLTAICLCRDHKMPLRVFNMNKPGALLNIVHGGAEGTLIEEGQQ